One Capricornis sumatraensis isolate serow.1 chromosome 8, serow.2, whole genome shotgun sequence genomic region harbors:
- the DDX25 gene encoding ATP-dependent RNA helicase DDX25, with the protein MASLLWGGDAGAAESERLNGHFSNLIHSQKNLLGIKSATIPNVDGSVNRIEDDDEDDVVDLAANSLLNKLIRQSLVESSHRVEVLQKDPSSPLYSVKTFEELRLKEELLKGIYAMGFNRPSKIQEMALPMMLAYPPQNLIAQSQSGTGKTAAFVLAMLSRVNALKLFPQCLCLAPTYELALQTGRVVERMGKFCVDVQVMYAIRGNQIPRGTDVTKQIVIGTPGTVLDWCFKRKLIDLTRIRVFVLDEADVMIDTQGFADQSIRIQRALPSECQMLLFSATFEDSVWQFAERIIPDPNVIKLRKEELTLNNIQQYYVLCRNRKDKYQALCNIYGGITIGQAIIFCQTRRNAKWLTVEMMQDGHQVSLLSGELTVDQRASIIQRFRDGKEKVLITTNVCARGIDVKQVTIVVNFDLPVNQAEEPDYETYLHRIGRTGRFGKKGLAFNMIEVDKLPLLMKIQDHFNSSIKQLDPEDMDEIEKIEY; encoded by the exons ATGGCGTCGTTACTTTGGGGAGGCGACGCGGGGGCCGCGGAGAGCGAGCGGCTGAACGGCCAC TTTTCAAACCTCATCCACTCCCAGAAGAACCTTCTGGGTATCAAGAGTGCTACCATCCCAAACGTAG ATGGTTCTGTTAATAGGATTGAAGACGATGATGAAGATGATGTAG TGGATTTGGCAGCTAATTCACTCTTAAACAAGTTAATCCGGCAGTCCTTAGTAGAATCCAGTCACCGGGTTGAAGTCTTACAAAAGGATCCCAGCTCTCCACTCTACTCAGTGAAAACATTTGAAGAGCTGCGGCT CAAGGAAGAGTTACTAAAAGGGATCTATGCAATGGGATTTAATAGACCATCCAAAATTCAAGAGATGGCTCTTCCAATGATGCTGGCATATCC ACCCCAGAACCTCATAGCCCAGAGCCAGTCTGGAACAGGAAAGACAGCTGCTTTTGTCTTGGCAATGCTCAGCAGAGTTAATGCCTTGAAATTGTTTCCACAG TGCCTCTGCTTGGCTCCTACTTATGAACTGGCTCTGCAAACTGGCCGTGTGGTCGAACGGATGGGGAAATTCTGTGTGGATGTTCAAGTGATGTATGCCATTCGAGGAAATCAAA TTCCCAGAGGCACGGATGTCACCAAACAGATTGTAATTGGCACTCCTGGGACTGTCCTGGATTGGTGTTTCAAGCGAAAATTAATTGATTTGACTAGGATTCGTGTGTTTGTCCTGGATGAAGCTGATGTGATGATTGACACGCAGGGATTTGCAGACCAAAGCATTCGTATTCAAAG aGCTTTACCCTCCGAGTGCCAGATGCTCCTGTTTTCAGCGACCTTTGAAGACTCTGTGTGGCAGTTTGCCGAGCGAATCATTCCTGACCCCAATGTTATCAAGTTACGAAAAGAGGAGCTGACCCTGAACAACATCCAACAGTACTACGTGTTGTGCAGAAACAGGAAAGACAAGTACCAGGCTCTCTGCAACATTTACGGCGGCATCACCATAGGCCAGGCCATCATCTTCTGCCAG ACTCGTCGAAATGCCAAATGGTTGACTGTGGAGATGATGCAGGATGGCCACCAGGTGTCTCTGCTGAGCggagagctgactgtggatcagcgAGCTTCCATCATCCAGAGGTTTCGGGACGGGAAGGAGAAAGTCCTTATAACCACCAATGTCTGTGCtcgag ggatTGATGTGAAGCAGGTCACGATCGTCGTGAACTTTGACCTCCCTGTGAACCAAGCAGAGGAACCGGACTACGAGACCTACCTCCACCGCATCGGGCGCACGGGCCGCTTCGGGAAAAAAGGGCTTGCCTTCAACATGATCGAGGTGGATAAGCTGCCTCTACTGATGAAGATCCAGGACCACTTCA ACAGCAGTATTAAGCAACTCGACCCTGAAGACATGGATGAAATTGAAAAGATTGAATATTGA